The DNA window atttaaagtagttccattttttaaatatattatatttaggtattaatacattagtcttttcacatgcttatagctgtaaaatttaacaaatatacactttttgccAATTGTACTTGTGAATtcatatttctgtataggcgcgaaaacatgtatagtggtagttataatggggtgatcctacttcgcggtttttcgtttatcgcggccatgtgtTGTCTATATTAACCgccatattcgagggattactgtaaatgcaTAAAAGCTTCTTTAAAGTCTCAAAACACATGGAGTATTGAACTCCTCCTGTGGTGCAAAATGtgagtgtgttttttgttttgaaccCCATGAACTCATTTTAGTCTTGAGTCAGTGTACGCTGCTGTTAATGTGCTTGTAAGGTGCACCCATTAAAAGACCCTCCTCCATCTGCAGGTTCATGTGAGGCACTCTGCTTCCTGGGAGCCTTTGTTTCCCGGCTCAAATTTATCAGTACAATTAGGCGCTCTGCTGAGCGTGTGCTGTAGGCCCACACTGGGCGAGCAGCAAAGCTCCCCTAAAGAGCCTCTCTGCACTGCCGCATTTTGGGGTTGCTTGTTCGAATGTTGTAGTATGAGACatgtttcagaaaaaaatagaatggcGGAAAATATGTCATGAACAGACTATATTTAAGAAAAAGATGTACTTCCTAAAGGGTGATTGCGTAACCATGACCCTCCAAAAGGCACTGCAGAATTTTATTGCAGACCAAATTCAAAACATAAAGGCTCTTTTGTAACAAAGCTTGTCAGACAGACAGCTCAGGacagaataaataataattaaaatgaataatggaTTACTGAAAAGGAAAGTTGCAGGAGCGGCACGTGTAGTATTGCTCTTCTCCAAAGTGTGCTAGCACGAGTAATATTGTCTTTATTTAGCATCTGAGCATATGTTGTGTATCCACAGGGAACCCAGGAATTAAATTGAAGCCAACAACATCAGATGCACAAGACAATGTTAAAGGTAAGCACTGGATGTGTTTTCagaaaattaaatcatgagGAGGAACTTTTTCCTCGTAAAATAGTTCATATGATGTCTTTGCTTTGGGTAGCAATGTTACTgtgaattaaaatgattaatataCAGTACATGTTCTAAAGTAGGgactaatttatttaaaaatatacttaaATAATGCACCTCTCAAAGCTGACTAGTGGGAGTTGAACTTTCAGCCGCCCTTAGTATAGATACACTTGCAGTTAATGATTTAGCAGGTTCCAATCCCCTCTAAAAAAGCAGGACAAAATTGAACTTGGAGACCTTTTGGACCATTCTGCATTTTTGATTCATGTGACATTTTGGCCAGAAAGGTTTTTCACTTTGATGGCAGCCTAAATGAATTTGGCCCCTGTAAATGAGTATTTTTAATACCTCATGATATACAGCCATTGTGGCttgaaataaatcataaatggGGTGTTTAATAGCTTCCATATTACCAGCTATGGGCAGGTGACAAGACAGAAATGCATCCATTTTCTACAGTGCCAGTGAGCTGGATCCTATCCAAGgctacaaaataaaatttaccCTCTGGACTGGTCCTTCTGATTTTAAGCCTTATATTAAAGCAACTCTCATGTTGTGAGAACCAGTTAAGCACGTGAGCATGGGGAGAAAGGTGCAGAATGGTCTACATAGAATAAGACTACCAGTGCATAAAACCAGAACCTTCAGTTGTTTAAATAAATTTGAATCCAGGAGAGAAagttaacaatttaaaaaggtaaacatttcccaacaataataatataggTAGAAGATAGATTTTCCAGGGAAAATAATCCAAACCACTTtgaattgccattttttttcgtgTATGCCATTCCGTCCAATTGCTCTCACACCCTCCACAATATAAATGAAACACTTGTCGAATTATTTACGTGTTCCAAATGCTTAGGGGCTTTGCAGTGGATCCACTTATTGTTCTGAGGTGTTTGTCAGTCAGTGTGCATGGTCATTTCCATTTCAGTGCACATGGGTGCAAATGCCACTACTTGTTGACTTCATCTtgataaaacacacacatacacacaaggcATGGACACACACTTTCCATATTTATAACCATATTGGACCACATGTATGTGACTTCCGTTGCCCCCTGAGGCCAGAGTTCTGCATTCAAACAACGCAGTCGCTTTGATACAACGTAGGCAGGCTATGCTTCGGTCACTGCCTTTCTGCATCTTCACTACTGTGTAATTCAATAAGATAGGAATTTAGGAAGGAGTcactgaggggaaaaaatagatcACCAACCGAAGCATACCGActagtaaaataaaattaaggttGAGGTGCTGCACCTCACAAAGCAACATTTCATTCTATTCAAATTCAGGTGATGAAATATGATATTAGCAGGAAGGAAATATTGCACGAGAGCACGTCTTGATGCACGCAATTGCCTTTAAACGCACGCTTTAAGTGGAATAagtcttgtttttaaaaaaaatcatcacataatCACGAAATgcttttttgtctctctctatatatgctttttttaaaatcatttcatcccataatcccgcaaagcattttttgtctctctctgtgttctaatttgatgtttattttttaaaaataatttcatcccATACTCCTGCAATGCatagtttgtctctctgtgtttcatttattttatttttttaagacttaGGACAAGTCAACACTAGATCAAATTTGCAATTTCTGCTATAAATACACTTCTAATACTTGTAGTTGAAGGCGGACCCAAGGACAGCTGATGTATGTCATATTAAGCACTGCATTAAGTATGATGCAAGATGATGAATCTGACATCACATTTAATATGCTTTCGTAAATAAATAGATGTGCAGTAACTCTACACACTAATATTTGCACGATCAGACGTGTGAATATAACTTAACTAGATGTTCTCATGTTTTGTCATCTTGTATGAGTTGATATCCCCTTCATATACTTGATATCTTATGTAGTACTTTCACAAAACAGAAATGAAAAGTTGCTGACATTTCTCATTGACTAACATTACTTTGCTAGAAAGCAGCATGCACTGAGCTGATTTGCATCATTACACATGCGCCCGACTGAAATACTTACACAGATGCACACAGTGTGATTACTAGCAAATTAGTAGAAGAACACAGAGTGCGGAGACTGTACAGCTTTTGTAGTATTACTACGCAACAATGTTCATAGCCGCTCAGTCGTGAGGATGAACAGTGTTGCCGATTTCCAGCCGTGTGTTTCACCTTTCATTTATTCAATAGCAGGGCCTTTAGTGACTTGTCTGTAATTTTCCTTGCGTGGCAAGCATAAAACATAGCACCGCAACACCGACCATCAGTGGACAGATGCATGAGTGATCTCTATGCAGGGAAAAAGGGGCGATCGATACAGAGCTATTGAAGCTCACAATCAATAATGGGCCAAAGGATACACATAGCACAAGGCACCACCCAATAACCTCCCCCTGTGTCATCAAAAAGTGTTAAATGTAATGCAAAAGTTCTTGACAGTGAGATACCTTGACATAAATCTTCTCTTTTCTCATAAAGATTACTCACATGTGTTCCACTGCCTAAATGATGCACCACCGTCCAGTTAAACTGGAACAATGTGGATCAATAATAACAAATGTTAATTGGTTATTGTGATAGTAGCACCTTGCGCAAGGAGATGTTTTATGGATGGTTTGGAGATAGGTCAGTGATTTACACCTTGATATTTCTTAAAGCTAACATGCCATTAAGAATGTCAAAAGTTGCAATCAGGGTGTTAATATTCGCTTAATTTGTCACAGttgttaattttgttttcatttgtagACAAGTTGTAGTCATGACTGGGATATTGACAATTGTTATGTATTATCAACAGAATAATGTTGTTTTGGACCTAAgcttgctgtgtgtgtgttgtcgtCCTCAGACCAGTGGGTGGCATCAAATGGTGCATATGACTTGGAAAGTTATGATAAGAGGGGTCGTCCAAAATCTTGACTGCACATCTGTAGGTCCGAGAGGAGTACAGATCCTGCGGGGATGACAGATGGAATCTGGTCATCTTCTCCGAAGTGTAACCTTGTCCTTGGGCGAGGCAGCAGTTCGATACTAATCGAGGGGGAGGCGATTGAGCTGATTGTGGAGTAGAGATGATGCAAAGAACACCAATTGGGTTTGGTATGATACACCCATTGGCTGTAGTACAGTACAAAACTGTTTGAGATTTTTCTATTGATGATGTAAGGCACTCCTTTTTCATACAAAGCGTAATTTACTCATTGCCTGTCAtcgatggcgatagacatccaatttatttaaactgagaGGACGGATGTGAATGGACATGTTGgaatgccattgatggcacccAAAACATTTGACCAtgcaataaataacaataagaaaTTCCCATTTTTAGGTGAAATAAGCCTGTCATTAGAGTTGTAGAATTTTGTTCTTCTTTTACCTATTTCATTggtgcctgactttggtgcagtgTATCTCACTTTCTTTTGCTGTCCCTGGTCAAAAAGGTCAGCTTTGAGAGCACCAGTCAAAGATCGGTCTAAGTGCAGGTGCTAGTTCATGAAGGGAGGTTCATCTGAGAGATGAGTTGTGTtgcaaactaaattagaatgtTATATACTGCCTCCTCAATACTCATGGGAGCAGGATGTGTATACCacatataatctaatctaatgaatgCATGCTTGGTTCTGGTTTCTGCCTTCAATGTTCGTTCTATACTAGCAACCAACTCTTCTTCTATTCAAGCTATGGTTCCACTTTGAAGCCGACATGAGGCTTTTATCTTGTTATCTTGTTGTTTCATTGTATTCCCATGTGCAATGCCCGGTAGCATCCCTTGGGGTGCAACAAATACCAAGCCTCTCATCCATAATACTGCCGACAATAATGGCAGCAGAGGAGGGGGAGGGTTGAAACGGTTTTGTTTGAGTCTCGGTTTTGTTTGAACTAGAACGGAGGGGAATTACCAATTGACCATACACTATCATGACAAGCCTAATTAATCACATACATAATTCATAGGGTGGAAACACGTGCCTTGAAAGGGAAGGGTTTGGAGGGATGAAACATAAGACTGCATTATCAGCACTTTCTTGGGAAGGATAGCAGATGGAGGGGAATATTGGAAGGTGCCatttgtgtgcaaaaaaaatagacatcagTCCATCATACTGTAGTCAAAACATGCGGTTAAAAAGCTAAAACTATACTTTTATTCACGTTTAATCAAACCACTCTGACATGTAATTAAAGTCACCAGTAACAGTGTGGTTTAAAATCAATAAGACATCATGGCCTTTAACATTAGACATGTACGgttgaaaaatgaatgcattgatCCGATGGAAATCAGCAGACAATATGCGAGTCGATAAGTGTGAACCCTAGAGAACTTGAAAGGCAAAGATTAAATCTAAGCACCATGGTCCCATCATATAATGAGTTGCCTTCGGGTGGGTACAACTGTCTGGGATCGATAATTATATAAAGCTCTTAATGGAGATCTAATGATACAGCATTCCACAGCAGGACTAAAACTAGGGACTTCATTTTGTTGGCTCACATTATTGTAGGcacttgagttaaaaaaaaatgtgaatgtgcAAACATAGATATTCTTAAAATTTGTATGTCATCAGCCAttgtaaagtaaaaataaaaagcacttAACAGAAAGGGTTATAAGAATTGCTATGTTTTGTATTGGGGAGGATTTAAGCCTaccatttaatttttatttaaactCTAGCACATTTTTTGTCAGAAAGCTATTTATTACAACTAGCCAAATTCCTTCGCTCTCTTCATCCATGGTACAACGCTTCCATCTTGAGCATTTTGAGTGGCCATAGGGATCAAGCATGTCCTTACTCTGACCCTCAAAGGGGCTTTGATGGTCAGGTGGGGGCACTAAAAACCCTCAGGCTGCTCCACCTGGCACCTTCTGGCTACATTTGGGCCAGAAGAGCACAAAATGTAGGAGAATGGTGgatgaaaaagaaatcaaacatgAAACAATGCAGGAAGACCGAAAGGAAAGCTGAATTTTGGAGCCCATTCCTGTGGTGGAGCCATCTGCTGAAAGCATGAAATTGAGTGTAGTGATAGGAGGAATGTTGTTGTCGCAGCATATGGTACCGGCTTGACCCCAACTTGATTCAACATAGACTATCTTAGGAACAATTGGTGGTTTATAATGACATTTTATGGTGAGAGGGTAACACTAAATTGATTGTTCAGCATTTTTATGAATCAATATAGTATTTACAACAGCCTAAAGAGGTTCATACAAACTTctgattcaaaataaaaactattttattattataagtgAATTTACACAACCAAACCCAATCCTAAAAAGTGAAGCcagtaaatgaatatttttccaGTTTGGTTGACAGTTCAGAGGACGCTGCACTTTAGTACTATAAAAACTCTGTTGAAATATTTTGGCACTTTATACAGGGGCAGTCAGTGCACTAAACCAAACCACTTATTATATTCATGTAAGAAAAAATACGGTCGAATAGGCAGCACTTGCATTTAGATGGATGACTCATGAGATCTAAGATTGTTTAACCCTGTCAGTAATCAGTCTACATTTTTGGTACATTACAGAAGCATTGATTTTtccttaaagggaaaaaaaatgcatttagcaTGCATTGGTGAGAGAAGAATCATCATTGGGAGCGCTTTGAGACTCAGTGTGATGCCTGgaatgctgcaagcataacccAGCATCTCCTGTACAGTAATTAAATGGTAAGCCAATAGAATATTAGCATGGCAGCTGTGCAAGAGTGAAATAGAAGTAGGAGCATGGTGCCTTTAGAGGAAATGTAATTCCTTCATCAAAATATAACTGACAAGATGACAAAAGCTTTGTGTACTGGTAGTCTCCATCATTAATCAGCATAGTGACAGCAAAATAGATGAATTGCCTCTGAAGCATCTGCACAATGATTTGCCTCCTGGCCATTAAATGAAATTTCTGGGAAAGTCAGACCCACCATTCGTTTTAATGATTGTATGTAGAAACATGCCAAATGTTGACAAACATGCTATGTGATTATATGTATAGAAGCtgatttttaaatgaccttTTCTGCTTAAATTTCCATGCAGGATGTAAGGACACCCTTGGAAGCGCTGCTGTTTTGGGCCTGCCAGGTAGCCTCATAACCCTTTTCCTTTTTCTACTGTCCCCTACCCTTCTAGACCTTTTGCTTGGGGATGCATCTCATAATAGAGCTAATCATCAGGAGAGGATAGAGTACCACAGTGCGAGCCTCAACTTTTATGCACATATTGCAGTTCATGGTGGAGAGGTATGCCTTTTCGCATCTTTTCGATTGAAATTGCTTTTCATTTCAGTGAGTGCTGCAAACTGAAATGACACATTAAATTGTTAGCAACCTATACAATGTATCGAAACCCAGTAATGTGTAGTAATTTGCACCAGTAGCTTAGATTACATCCAAATGAATCCTCAACCGTTGATGACTTCAAAAAGGTTGCTTAGAGTATTTTTGTTTAACTGTCAGGAAAAATATTTCCATATGAATTTGTGAGTTATGTCAGAGAGGGCGTTTGCAGAGGTGCAATTAATGAGTATATGCTGCCACCTGCTGCTATATTATGATTTCTGGAGTTTATGTTCATTTAATGATGTATGTAGATTTTTCACGGTCAGTTAGTATACCTCTACTAAAGTCTAAACACTTATGCATGCAGACAAAGAAAAGACAACAATCACGTTTTTACCTTTTATTGCAAGACCACATTAACATTTGAAGCTGACCAACTTAAACACATCTTCAGTCTGCAGTCAAATTTGATCAAAAAAGAGATACGTATCAGTATATTTTACAGCAAAATGAGAATCATTGGGGTCACTAAATAGAAGGGGGCAGGCCCTGTCATTGGACTAACATTTCACatcagattttaaaaatgaaaaaatacgtATATCAGAAATTGAAGTAGGACCTGACAAACCAAAATGAACCACACGTATTGTTTATTTGAATGCCTTCTTACTAAATTCAAAAAAagg is part of the Stigmatopora argus isolate UIUO_Sarg chromosome 14, RoL_Sarg_1.0, whole genome shotgun sequence genome and encodes:
- the LOC144088291 gene encoding uncharacterized protein LOC144088291, translating into MNCKARCNHIHASDAHLSNPSNIADKGLGLKLPFTCFLDLYQAERNYFHWNPGIKLKPTTSDAQDNVKGCKDTLGSAAVLGLPGSLITLFLFLLSPTLLDLLLGDASHNRANHQERIEYHSASLNFYAHIAVHGGEVCLFASFRLKLLFISVSAAN